One genomic window of Trichlorobacter lovleyi includes the following:
- a CDS encoding NfeD family protein, translating into MKIEWWYWVLAGFILIGLELVIPSFTIIWFGLGALLVGILVAVFPSLPDWLQVLLWALASVAFTVMWFKYLKPKGDRTHAGLSKEGIIGETGIIIKGTPDSYAKGRIRFRISILGADEWACFAEEPLNVGDTVIVEDIEGQILKVRKF; encoded by the coding sequence ATGAAAATCGAGTGGTGGTACTGGGTACTGGCCGGCTTCATACTGATTGGGCTTGAGTTGGTAATTCCCTCATTTACCATTATCTGGTTTGGTTTGGGTGCCCTGCTGGTCGGCATCCTGGTCGCCGTATTCCCTTCACTGCCGGACTGGCTGCAGGTATTGCTCTGGGCGCTGGCCTCGGTGGCCTTTACCGTGATGTGGTTCAAATATCTCAAGCCCAAGGGAGACCGGACCCATGCCGGACTTTCAAAGGAAGGGATCATCGGCGAAACCGGCATTATCATCAAAGGCACACCTGACAGCTACGCCAAAGGCAGGATCAGGTTCAGGATATCCATACTGGGAGCAGATGAATGGGCCTGTTTTGCTGAAGAACCGCTGAATGTCGGTGATACGGTCATTGTTGAAGATATCGAAGGCCAGATTCTAAAAGTACGGAAATTTTAG
- a CDS encoding ATP-binding cassette domain-containing protein: MNAIELSNLTRSFGQLIAVDGLDLSIPKGELFGLVGSDGAGKTTTLRMLTGVLDASSGAATVLGCPCHDLEPVRSRVGYMSQRFGLYPDLTVLENIRFHADIFGVPKAEWTARAERLLTMSGLAPFTGRRAGALSGGMKQKLGLCCALIHTPEVLFLDEPTNGVDPVSRRDFWRILDTLLEEGVTIVVATAYLDEAERCHRVGLLHHGKLLACDRPHNLKALADPAIQNPTLEDVFITVLGEGADTAVRRRPAPELQSAAPAVTLNRLTRRFGTFVAVNSISLSVPKGEIFGFLGPNGAGKSTTIRMLCGILEPTSGSGCVAGFDVASQAELIKENIGYMSQKFSLYEDLTVAENIAFYGGIYRLPAKALAERADWVIEMAGLTERRHSKAGELSAGWRQRLALGCALLHKPPIIFLDEPTAGVDPLNRRRFWQLIHHLAADGVTIFVTTHYMDEAEYCDRLALIYRGELVAVGTPLELKQQQAVNGLLPSLEQVFIDLIEERDALEGGVP, from the coding sequence ATGAATGCTATTGAACTCTCCAATCTCACCAGAAGCTTCGGCCAGCTGATCGCTGTGGACGGGCTTGACCTTAGCATCCCCAAGGGTGAGCTGTTCGGGCTGGTCGGTTCCGACGGTGCCGGTAAGACCACCACCCTGCGGATGCTGACCGGGGTACTGGATGCCAGCAGCGGTGCGGCCACGGTGCTGGGGTGTCCCTGCCATGACCTGGAACCGGTCCGTTCCCGGGTCGGGTATATGAGCCAGCGTTTCGGGCTCTACCCTGATCTGACCGTACTGGAAAATATCCGTTTCCATGCCGATATCTTCGGCGTTCCCAAGGCTGAATGGACCGCCCGGGCCGAGCGGCTGCTGACCATGAGCGGGCTGGCACCGTTCACCGGGCGTCGGGCCGGTGCCCTGTCCGGCGGTATGAAGCAGAAGCTGGGGCTGTGCTGTGCCTTGATCCATACCCCCGAGGTACTGTTTCTCGATGAACCCACCAACGGCGTTGATCCGGTCTCACGCCGCGATTTCTGGCGTATCCTCGATACCCTGCTGGAGGAAGGGGTCACCATCGTGGTGGCCACCGCCTATCTAGATGAGGCCGAGCGCTGCCACCGGGTCGGACTGCTGCATCACGGCAAGCTGCTGGCCTGCGACAGGCCCCATAACCTGAAGGCGCTGGCAGACCCGGCCATTCAGAATCCGACCCTTGAAGACGTTTTTATCACGGTACTGGGCGAAGGGGCCGATACGGCGGTCAGGCGCCGACCAGCGCCTGAGCTGCAATCAGCAGCCCCGGCCGTTACCCTCAACAGACTCACCCGGCGTTTCGGGACTTTTGTCGCGGTCAACAGCATCAGCCTGAGCGTACCCAAGGGGGAGATCTTCGGCTTCCTGGGGCCCAACGGGGCCGGTAAATCCACCACTATCCGGATGCTGTGCGGCATCCTGGAGCCGACCAGCGGATCAGGCTGTGTGGCCGGGTTTGATGTCGCCAGCCAGGCCGAACTGATCAAGGAAAACATCGGCTACATGAGTCAGAAGTTCTCGCTGTATGAAGACCTGACCGTGGCCGAGAACATCGCCTTTTACGGCGGCATCTACCGTCTCCCTGCCAAGGCGCTGGCTGAACGGGCTGATTGGGTTATTGAGATGGCCGGACTGACCGAGCGTCGCCATTCCAAGGCCGGTGAACTCTCCGCCGGTTGGCGCCAGCGGTTGGCCCTGGGCTGCGCCCTGCTGCATAAGCCGCCGATCATCTTTCTGGATGAGCCGACCGCCGGAGTTGACCCCCTCAACCGCCGCCGCTTTTGGCAACTGATTCACCACCTGGCTGCCGACGGCGTCACAATCTTCGTCACCACCCACTATATGGATGAGGCTGAATATTGTGACCGGTTGGCACTGATCTACCGGGGTGAACTGGTGGCGGTGGGTACACCGCTGGAGCTGAAGCAGCAACAGGCCGTGAACGGTCTGCTGCCCAGCCTGGAGCAGGTCTTCATCGACCTGATCGAGGAACGGGATGCGCTTGAAGGGGGCGTGCCATGA
- a CDS encoding radical SAM/SPASM domain-containing protein, whose product MASDYIPKWIAWETTQKCNLRCVHCRCSSESTSSEGDFTTAEGKRLLEEIAAFSKPVVVLSGGEPLMRPDIFELAEHGTSLGLRMCMATNGALVTDEVCAKMKQADIKMVSLSLDGSTAAVHDDFRQCAGAFEGVVRAADAFRRNGQKFLINSSFTKRNQHDIAETFKLAKSLGATAWYMFMIVPTGRGEEIMNELISKEDYEEILEWHYQQEKLEDDILMRPTCAPHYYRFVPQRAKQEGIKFERRSLTFSTGGGKGCIAAQSICLIDCFGNVKPCSYFHRVAGNVKTTPFREIWENSEIFKDLRDFKAYKGKCGECEFINVCGGCRARADAVYGDYMAEEPFCNYVPIRLQK is encoded by the coding sequence ATGGCGTCTGACTATATACCTAAATGGATTGCCTGGGAGACGACGCAAAAATGCAATCTGCGTTGTGTGCACTGTCGCTGTTCCTCTGAGTCAACCTCGTCCGAAGGTGATTTTACAACCGCTGAGGGAAAGCGCTTGCTTGAAGAGATAGCAGCGTTTTCAAAGCCGGTCGTGGTGCTTTCGGGTGGCGAGCCGCTGATGCGTCCGGATATCTTTGAACTGGCTGAGCATGGGACCTCGCTCGGCTTGAGGATGTGCATGGCAACCAACGGGGCGCTGGTCACTGATGAGGTCTGCGCTAAGATGAAGCAGGCCGATATCAAGATGGTGTCGCTCTCGCTGGATGGTTCGACTGCGGCGGTGCATGACGATTTCCGCCAGTGTGCCGGTGCGTTTGAGGGGGTTGTTCGCGCAGCAGACGCGTTTCGGCGTAACGGTCAAAAGTTTTTGATCAATTCATCGTTTACCAAGCGTAACCAGCATGACATCGCTGAAACCTTCAAGCTTGCCAAATCCCTTGGGGCAACGGCATGGTATATGTTCATGATCGTGCCGACCGGGCGCGGCGAAGAGATTATGAACGAACTGATCAGCAAAGAGGACTACGAGGAGATACTGGAGTGGCACTACCAGCAGGAAAAGCTGGAGGATGATATACTGATGCGCCCTACCTGTGCGCCCCACTACTATCGTTTTGTCCCCCAGCGGGCAAAGCAGGAGGGGATCAAGTTTGAGCGCAGAAGCCTCACCTTCTCAACGGGCGGGGGGAAAGGCTGTATTGCCGCACAAAGCATTTGTCTGATTGATTGTTTTGGTAATGTCAAGCCCTGCTCGTATTTTCACCGGGTGGCCGGAAATGTTAAGACGACCCCCTTCCGGGAGATCTGGGAGAATTCGGAGATATTTAAGGATCTGCGTGATTTCAAGGCGTATAAGGGGAAGTGTGGAGAATGCGAATTTATTAATGTCTGCGGAGGCTGCCGGGCCAGGGCTGATGCGGTCTATGGTGACTATATGGCTGAAGAGCCATTCTGCAACTACGTGCCAATTCGATTGCAGAAGTAA
- a CDS encoding SPFH domain-containing protein translates to MPALFVVAVLFIVVAATIFAGVKTVPQGQEWVVERLGKFHKALKPGLNFIVPYIDNVSYRVSTKGDVLSIGSQEVITKDNAVIITNAVAFIKVTDPTRAVYEIQNYEYAIQNLVMTSLRAIIGQMDLNNALSEREHIKARLQENIAKEVANWGIYVQSVEIQDIKPSESMQRAMEQQASADRFKQATILEAEGKREAMIREADGKLEAAKREAEAQVRLAQASARAISDISESVKDRDLPTLFLLGDRYISAIQKMATSQNSKMVMLPADLPAAIRGMMGKS, encoded by the coding sequence ATGCCAGCACTATTCGTTGTAGCTGTCCTGTTTATTGTTGTTGCCGCCACCATCTTTGCGGGAGTCAAAACGGTCCCGCAGGGCCAGGAATGGGTGGTTGAGCGGCTTGGCAAGTTTCATAAGGCGTTAAAACCGGGACTCAACTTTATTGTTCCCTACATCGACAATGTCTCCTACCGGGTTTCCACCAAGGGGGACGTGCTCTCAATCGGCTCGCAGGAGGTCATCACCAAGGACAATGCGGTTATCATCACCAACGCCGTGGCCTTTATCAAGGTAACGGACCCCACCCGCGCCGTCTACGAGATCCAGAACTATGAATATGCCATCCAGAATCTGGTGATGACCTCCTTACGGGCCATTATCGGCCAGATGGATCTTAACAATGCCCTGTCGGAGCGCGAGCATATCAAGGCACGCCTGCAGGAAAACATTGCCAAAGAGGTCGCCAACTGGGGTATTTATGTCCAGTCCGTTGAAATCCAGGACATCAAGCCCTCAGAATCGATGCAGCGGGCGATGGAGCAGCAGGCCAGTGCCGACCGTTTCAAGCAGGCCACTATCCTTGAGGCAGAAGGCAAGCGCGAAGCCATGATCCGCGAGGCGGATGGAAAGCTTGAGGCTGCCAAGCGTGAGGCAGAAGCCCAGGTCCGCCTGGCACAGGCCTCGGCACGTGCAATTTCGGACATCAGCGAATCGGTCAAGGACCGTGATCTGCCAACCCTCTTTCTGCTTGGTGATCGCTATATCAGTGCAATTCAAAAAATGGCAACGTCTCAAAACTCGAAGATGGTCATGCTGCCGGCAGACCTCCCTGCTGCCATACGCGGCATGATGGGGAAAAGCTAG
- a CDS encoding NADH-quinone oxidoreductase subunit M, with the protein MSNILSVMTFLPIVGVLLLLFIPKGSNGALRSVALVTTVVTFIASLPILTGYQTNAEYQFVENVPWIAAGPFAMRYNIGIDGISLWLVILTTFIMPIAVLSTWTAVEDKVKEYMICLLILETAMLGAFISLDLFLFYIFWELMLIPMYFMIGIWGGKNRLYATVKFFIYTLVGSLLMLVALIYLYFLGTKTGITDFSLVHFFDLKIDPATQTWLFAAFALAFAIKVPMFPVHTWLPDAHTEAPTAGSVILAAIMLKMGTYGFIRFAMPLFPEATHQFTPLIATLAVIGIIYAALVAMVQEDVKKLVAYSSVAHLGFVMLGLFALNEQGVTGALLQNLNHGISTGALFLIVGFIYERRHTRLITDFGGLSKQMPIFAVIFMIVTLSSVALPGTNGFVGEFLILVGGFESSLRWWTIVASSGVIFAAVYMLWMFQRVMFGELDNPKNQALLDLNAREIAIMVPLLVMIFVLGVYPNPFIEKMTPSIKKVIAHTRIEPITTAKVAVPAVVPAAEAVPADHAAPVQPVTEPAAAKPAAH; encoded by the coding sequence ATGAGTAACATTCTGAGCGTGATGACCTTCCTGCCCATCGTGGGGGTACTTCTGCTGCTCTTCATCCCCAAGGGGAGCAATGGAGCACTGCGCAGTGTCGCCTTAGTGACCACGGTGGTCACATTTATAGCCAGTTTGCCAATTCTGACCGGCTATCAAACCAATGCAGAGTATCAGTTTGTTGAGAATGTACCCTGGATTGCCGCCGGGCCTTTTGCCATGCGCTACAATATCGGCATTGACGGTATCAGTCTCTGGCTGGTTATTCTTACAACCTTTATTATGCCTATTGCCGTGCTCTCCACCTGGACTGCGGTTGAGGACAAGGTCAAGGAGTACATGATCTGCCTCCTGATCCTTGAAACGGCAATGCTGGGTGCGTTTATCTCATTGGATCTGTTCCTGTTCTACATCTTCTGGGAATTGATGCTGATCCCGATGTACTTCATGATCGGCATCTGGGGTGGTAAAAACCGCCTTTACGCAACAGTCAAGTTCTTCATCTACACCCTTGTTGGTTCGTTGCTGATGCTGGTGGCTCTAATCTACCTCTATTTCCTGGGGACCAAGACAGGCATTACCGATTTCAGTCTGGTTCACTTCTTTGATCTCAAGATCGACCCTGCAACGCAGACCTGGCTGTTTGCCGCCTTCGCTCTGGCCTTTGCCATCAAGGTGCCTATGTTTCCGGTCCATACCTGGTTGCCTGATGCTCACACCGAGGCTCCGACTGCAGGTTCTGTAATCCTGGCTGCCATTATGCTGAAGATGGGTACCTACGGCTTTATCCGCTTTGCCATGCCTCTCTTCCCGGAGGCGACCCATCAGTTTACGCCTCTGATTGCGACACTCGCAGTGATCGGTATTATTTACGCTGCTTTAGTGGCGATGGTGCAAGAGGATGTAAAAAAGCTGGTTGCGTACTCATCGGTTGCTCACCTTGGCTTTGTGATGCTCGGCCTGTTTGCCCTCAACGAGCAGGGCGTTACTGGCGCACTGCTGCAAAACCTGAATCACGGCATCTCAACCGGTGCACTGTTCCTTATCGTTGGCTTTATCTATGAGCGTCGTCACACCCGTCTTATCACGGATTTCGGTGGCCTCTCCAAACAGATGCCGATCTTTGCTGTCATCTTTATGATCGTAACCCTGTCTTCAGTCGCACTTCCAGGTACGAACGGTTTCGTCGGCGAGTTCCTGATTCTGGTCGGTGGTTTTGAAAGCAGTCTGCGCTGGTGGACAATCGTTGCCTCAAGTGGTGTCATCTTTGCTGCCGTCTACATGCTCTGGATGTTCCAGCGTGTTATGTTCGGTGAATTGGATAATCCTAAAAACCAGGCGCTGCTTGATCTGAATGCACGTGAAATTGCAATTATGGTTCCGTTGCTGGTTATGATTTTTGTACTGGGTGTCTACCCCAATCCCTTCATTGAAAAGATGACTCCTTCAATTAAGAAGGTGATTGCCCATACCAGAATTGAGCCGATCACTACTGCAAAGGTTGCCGTACCTGCGGTTGTACCCGCTGCTGAAGCTGTACCCGCTGACCATGCTGCACCGGTGCAGCCTGTAACTGAACCAGCCGCTGCCAAGCCGGCTGCCCACTAG
- a CDS encoding GTP-binding protein, translated as MSFINYASREINCKIVYYGPGLCGKTTNLQHVYAKTAPEAKGKMISLATETERTLFFDFLPLALGEIRGFKTRFHLYTVPGQVFYDASRKLILKGVDGIVFVADSQEERMDANIESLDNLRHNLKEQGYDLDKLPYVVQYNKRDLPNAVSVEELRRELNPTNVPDFEACASTGEGVFETLKAVAKLILVDLKKGR; from the coding sequence ATGTCATTCATCAACTATGCTTCACGCGAAATAAACTGCAAAATTGTCTATTACGGTCCAGGCCTTTGCGGCAAAACCACCAATTTGCAGCACGTTTACGCAAAAACAGCTCCAGAGGCCAAGGGCAAGATGATCAGCCTGGCAACGGAGACAGAAAGAACCCTCTTCTTTGACTTCCTGCCACTGGCACTTGGCGAGATCAGAGGCTTCAAAACCCGCTTTCACCTGTACACGGTGCCTGGACAGGTTTTTTATGACGCGTCCCGCAAACTGATCCTTAAGGGCGTTGACGGTATTGTCTTTGTTGCAGACTCCCAGGAAGAGCGAATGGATGCCAACATCGAGTCACTCGACAACCTTCGCCACAACCTGAAAGAGCAGGGCTATGACCTCGACAAGCTGCCCTACGTTGTCCAGTACAACAAGCGAGACCTGCCCAATGCCGTTTCCGTCGAAGAACTGCGCAGGGAGCTGAACCCAACGAACGTGCCAGATTTTGAAGCCTGTGCCTCAACCGGTGAAGGCGTTTTTGAAACCTTAAAAGCCGTAGCTAAGTTAATCCTTGTTGATTTAAAAAAGGGTCGCTAA
- a CDS encoding roadblock/LC7 domain-containing protein gives MSNSQMVMYDEEFQEINIVIERLLKDSNSKVIFLVDKNGQLISGVGETERFDTTSLASLTAGNIAATGGLAKLIGEKEFSILFHEGEKDNLHISIVGGRVILVVLFDNRSSLGLVRLRVKKASEELSVIFEKLMKKSDEKVKSGTSFPFAEITDDDIDNLFS, from the coding sequence ATGTCCAACTCGCAGATGGTCATGTATGATGAAGAGTTTCAGGAAATCAATATTGTCATTGAGCGACTCCTCAAAGATTCAAACTCAAAGGTTATCTTCCTTGTCGACAAAAACGGCCAGTTGATTTCCGGTGTCGGCGAGACTGAGCGGTTTGACACGACTTCACTTGCGTCACTTACCGCTGGCAACATTGCTGCAACTGGCGGCCTTGCAAAACTGATCGGCGAAAAAGAGTTCTCCATCCTCTTCCATGAAGGAGAGAAAGACAACCTACATATTTCCATTGTTGGCGGCCGCGTCATTCTGGTTGTGCTGTTTGATAATCGTTCTTCACTCGGACTGGTAAGGTTGCGGGTCAAAAAGGCCTCTGAAGAACTATCCGTGATTTTTGAAAAGCTGATGAAGAAGTCAGACGAGAAAGTCAAGTCAGGCACCTCATTTCCTTTTGCCGAAATCACGGACGACGATATCGACAACCTGTTCAGCTAA
- a CDS encoding DUF4189 domain-containing protein, which translates to MSKRCLILFLVLFVLSPSITYARGAIAVDDSRGAGALVFAIVVGAPSEDEAAKAALAKCISKGGTKCQVLQTFERCGAVSASNKSYGIGWGIRGRNARIMSLRNCGSDECSVVDNQCEDY; encoded by the coding sequence ATGTCAAAAAGATGCCTGATTCTGTTCTTGGTTCTGTTTGTCTTGTCACCATCCATCACGTATGCCAGGGGTGCGATTGCTGTCGATGACAGTCGTGGTGCAGGGGCGCTGGTATTTGCCATTGTGGTCGGAGCCCCTTCTGAAGACGAAGCAGCTAAGGCAGCGCTTGCAAAATGTATCTCCAAGGGCGGGACAAAGTGTCAGGTGCTGCAGACTTTTGAGAGGTGTGGTGCTGTTTCCGCCTCGAACAAGTCCTATGGAATCGGTTGGGGTATCAGGGGGCGAAATGCACGGATAATGTCACTTCGCAACTGTGGGAGTGATGAATGCAGTGTGGTTGACAACCAATGTGAAGATTACTGA
- a CDS encoding NADH-quinone oxidoreductase subunit N has product MDINVAQLFQTINLNVIMPEVILSVLGMALLLVNVFVPSKSKGYLAWLSLIGIVGAGFAAVTGWGTTVSSFSDSVVQDNFAIFFKIIFLLAAGLAVLISDQYMSREECNHGELYPIILFTTVGMMLMAAATDLMTIFLGLELMSISLYVLAGFNRDSIKSNEAGMKYFLLGAFSTGFLLYGMALIYGVTGTTRVAKIAALVTQVGGASNTMLLIGMFLMLTGFLFKIAAAPFHMWTPDVYEGAPTPMTAFMSAGPKAAGFAAMLRLLLVAFPSMIADWSDLLWILAVLTMTVGNFTALRQDNIKRMLAYSSIAHAGYCLVGFASGTATGTSGILFYMLSYTFMNIGAFAVIVLIGKKGEPNGTVMDYAGLGHKRPLLALAMTIFMFSLAGMPPTAGFIGKFYLFSGAVQAGYIWLAIIGVLNSAASVYYYLRVIVYMYFKPGEEEFDWFSVTAPVALALVVSAAGSLIPGIIPSMILQFAQQAVKLI; this is encoded by the coding sequence ATGGATATCAATGTAGCTCAACTCTTTCAGACGATTAACCTGAATGTCATCATGCCTGAGGTCATACTCTCAGTGCTCGGTATGGCGCTTCTTCTGGTTAACGTCTTCGTTCCCTCCAAGTCCAAAGGCTATCTCGCCTGGCTGAGCCTGATCGGTATCGTCGGTGCAGGTTTTGCCGCAGTAACCGGTTGGGGTACGACTGTTTCAAGCTTCAGTGATTCAGTGGTGCAGGATAATTTTGCAATCTTCTTCAAGATTATCTTCCTGTTGGCTGCAGGCCTTGCTGTACTGATCAGTGATCAATACATGTCTCGTGAAGAGTGTAACCACGGTGAGTTGTATCCGATCATCCTATTTACTACGGTTGGTATGATGTTGATGGCTGCTGCGACAGACCTGATGACCATCTTCCTCGGTCTGGAACTGATGTCCATCTCGCTGTATGTGCTGGCAGGCTTTAATCGCGATAGTATCAAATCCAATGAAGCCGGTATGAAATATTTCCTGCTTGGCGCCTTTTCAACCGGTTTTCTGCTCTACGGTATGGCGCTCATTTACGGTGTCACCGGTACGACCCGTGTTGCCAAGATTGCCGCACTTGTCACTCAGGTGGGCGGTGCCAGCAACACCATGCTGTTGATCGGCATGTTCCTGATGCTTACCGGCTTCCTGTTCAAGATTGCTGCCGCTCCGTTCCATATGTGGACTCCTGATGTCTACGAAGGTGCTCCTACCCCTATGACTGCCTTCATGTCTGCAGGCCCGAAGGCCGCTGGCTTTGCCGCCATGTTGCGTCTGTTGCTGGTGGCATTCCCTAGCATGATTGCCGACTGGAGTGACCTGCTCTGGATTCTTGCTGTACTTACCATGACGGTTGGTAACTTCACCGCGCTTCGTCAGGACAACATCAAACGGATGCTGGCGTATTCTTCAATTGCCCATGCCGGCTATTGTCTCGTAGGTTTTGCCTCCGGAACGGCAACAGGTACCTCAGGTATCCTGTTCTATATGCTCTCCTACACCTTTATGAATATCGGCGCATTTGCGGTGATTGTCCTGATTGGTAAGAAGGGAGAGCCTAACGGCACTGTTATGGATTATGCCGGTCTTGGCCATAAGCGTCCGTTGCTTGCACTTGCCATGACTATTTTTATGTTCTCACTGGCCGGTATGCCTCCTACCGCAGGCTTCATCGGTAAGTTCTATCTTTTCTCCGGTGCTGTGCAGGCCGGTTATATCTGGCTGGCCATTATCGGCGTACTGAACAGCGCAGCTTCTGTGTACTATTACCTGCGTGTGATTGTGTACATGTACTTTAAACCTGGTGAGGAAGAGTTTGACTGGTTCAGCGTTACGGCACCTGTTGCCCTTGCACTGGTTGTCTCTGCAGCTGGTTCACTGATTCCGGGTATTATCCCCTCCATGATCCTCCAGTTTGCTCAACAGGCCGTTAAGTTGATCTAG
- a CDS encoding HlyD family secretion protein, which yields MKKKVLIGLLAVLLLGGLAVTVIRRTQAVNGGLKLTGTIETTTVAVSFKVPGRLKERLVDEGQQVRSGQIVARLEDDELKDERLLRAADQQAAQATLADLKAGSRQEEISAAAATLARLKAESDRAGQDALRAEALFKKEVIPRKEWDAARAARDVAAAAVREAEQRLQLAKAGPRPDAVRAAQARLEGAAASRSLADTRLSQAVLVAPLAGTVLAKHAEPGELLAAGSPVITVARLDEVWVRAFLPETQLGKVRLGQTATVTSDSWKGRIYQGRVSFIASEAEFTPRNVQTEAERVKLVYRIKITIANPKQELKPGMPVDAVIAMP from the coding sequence ATGAAAAAGAAGGTACTGATCGGTCTGCTTGCTGTTTTGCTGCTGGGGGGACTGGCTGTGACGGTTATACGCCGTACGCAGGCTGTCAACGGGGGGCTGAAGTTAACCGGTACGATAGAAACCACCACGGTGGCGGTCTCATTCAAGGTGCCGGGCCGCCTGAAAGAGCGGCTGGTGGATGAAGGGCAGCAGGTCAGGTCAGGCCAGATTGTGGCACGGCTGGAAGATGACGAGCTGAAGGATGAGCGGTTGCTGCGTGCTGCCGATCAACAGGCCGCCCAGGCCACCCTGGCCGATCTGAAGGCCGGTAGCCGCCAGGAGGAGATTTCCGCCGCTGCTGCCACTCTGGCACGCCTGAAGGCTGAGTCAGACCGGGCTGGCCAGGATGCGCTGCGGGCCGAGGCGTTGTTTAAAAAAGAGGTGATCCCCCGCAAGGAGTGGGATGCAGCCCGGGCGGCCAGGGATGTTGCTGCGGCGGCGGTGCGTGAGGCAGAGCAGCGCCTGCAACTTGCCAAGGCCGGTCCCCGGCCCGATGCGGTGCGGGCCGCTCAGGCCCGCCTGGAAGGGGCCGCCGCCTCCCGTTCGCTGGCCGATACCCGCCTGTCCCAGGCGGTGCTGGTTGCGCCACTCGCAGGCACCGTGCTGGCCAAACATGCCGAGCCGGGGGAACTGCTGGCTGCCGGCAGTCCGGTGATCACCGTGGCCCGGCTGGACGAGGTCTGGGTGCGGGCCTTTCTGCCGGAGACGCAGCTGGGTAAAGTGCGGTTGGGCCAGACGGCCACGGTGACCAGTGACAGCTGGAAGGGACGAATCTACCAGGGCAGGGTCAGCTTCATTGCCTCCGAGGCCGAGTTTACCCCGCGCAACGTACAGACCGAGGCAGAACGGGTCAAGCTGGTCTACCGGATCAAGATCACGATTGCCAATCCGAAGCAGGAGTTGAAGCCGGGCATGCCGGTGGACGCGGTGATCGCGATGCCATAA
- the tadA gene encoding tRNA adenosine(34) deaminase TadA, with translation MQRTHDYWMDKAIAEARKAELIAEVPIGCVIVQNNRIIARAHNLRETKQDPAAHAELLAIRKAARKLGNWRLLETTLYVTLEPCLMCMGAILLARIPTVVFGCHDPKAGAAGSLYDLSSDPRLNHRFELVSGIRRQECSGMLSEFFAALRCKRRSEQ, from the coding sequence GTGCAACGTACCCATGACTACTGGATGGACAAGGCAATTGCCGAGGCCCGTAAGGCTGAGTTGATTGCCGAGGTACCGATCGGCTGCGTAATTGTTCAGAACAATCGAATCATTGCCCGTGCCCATAACCTGCGTGAAACCAAACAGGACCCTGCTGCCCATGCCGAGTTGCTGGCCATTCGCAAGGCAGCACGCAAGCTGGGGAACTGGCGCCTGCTTGAGACCACGTTATATGTCACCCTTGAACCCTGCCTGATGTGCATGGGGGCCATTCTGCTGGCACGCATCCCCACGGTGGTCTTCGGCTGTCATGACCCCAAGGCCGGTGCTGCCGGCTCTCTCTACGACCTTTCCAGTGATCCACGCCTCAATCACCGCTTTGAACTTGTCAGCGGCATCCGCCGGCAGGAATGCTCAGGCATGCTCTCTGAGTTTTTTGCTGCACTGCGCTGCAAAAGGCGTAGCGAGCAATGA